From the genome of Gracilimonas sediminicola:
CCAAAATCATGATGGCCCTAAATGGGAGTTTGTTGACCGGCCCATTGCCATGACCGAAATGCTGCCTGCTACCTGGAGCAACGTGGGTTTTGGCCTCTACGGAAAGCGATATGTTAACGATTGGGCCTTTGGCTACGAGGTTTATCTCACCAACGGATTTGATAACAGCATTATCGCAAACGGGGAAAACAAAACCTTTCTCCCCGCAGCCAAAGAAAATTTCGAACGTTTTGAAGAAAGCAACAATGGGCAACCTTTAATTACAGGAAAACTCGCTGTGAAAAATCAGAACATCGGGGAAATTGGCCTTTCTTATATGGGAGGGGTTTACAATACCTTTGAAGATGACGGACTGATTCTGGATGAAGAAAGGCGGTTGGATGTTTTTGCCATAGATTTTAATACCTCCCTGGAAAAAACAAGTACCTATATAACCGGCGAATGGGCTTGGGTGATGGTTGATGTTCCGGAAACTTACGGGCAGCAATTCGGAGACCGGCAGCAAGGCGGATTTGTGGATATCGTGCAGCCGGTTTTCAGGCAGCCGTTGGCTGGTTTTGAGAATGCGGTACTAAACCTGGCTGTCAGGCTGGAATATGTGGACTGGAATGTGGGAACATTCCGAGAAACAGGAGCAAATATTTCAGATGATTTGTGGGCCATTGTTCCAGGTGTGAGCTTCAGGCCTTCTGCTCAAACCGTGCTGCGCTTGAACTACCGATATATGCAGCAACAAGATATTTTGGGTAATCCAGCGGCAAAAATTGCAGGAATTCAAATCGGGATTTCCAGTTATTTTTGAAAATCTTCTCAAAAATAAGTCGGGATTCTTAAATAAATTAGAAGCCAGGAACCTTTATAATCCGGATGATGTGAATAAGAGAATTCACGAGATTCTGAAACCTTACAACTTCAGCCATAGCACTATAGAAGTGTAATTAGATGAAGGAACTTCACCTTTGATTGAGTCAAATGGTTGTTAACACACTGTCAAACCGCACAGCAGCTCAATTTCTTCACGTCTTTGTCGAAAGTGAGAGCCGCAAGCTTAATTCCTTCAGAAAGAGTCAGATAGGGATGAAATTCTGACTTGAGTGACTGAATGGAAACCCCGTGTCGAATAGCCAGAGCCAGTTCCATTAATAGTTCAGAGCCTTCGGGTGCCAAAATACGGGCTCCAATCAAACGGTCATTGTCTTTGTTTCGGATTAATTTGATATATCCGCGGGTATCTCTTGCGGCAATAGATCTGGTTACATTGTCCAGCGTAAGTTTCGTTGCCTGATAGTTGACTCCCTCTTCTTCGGCTTGTTGTTCATCCATGCCCACACCGGCCACTTGTGGATCAGTGAAAATAACCCACGGTAAGACTGAAAAATCGGCTTTTCCATGACTGGCTCTCATCGCATTTTCAGCTGCGATTTTTCCTTCATAGGCCGCAGTGTACACGAACTGCCGTTCGCCCAGTATATCGCCGGCGGCAAAGATGTTGGGTGTATTGGTTCGCATGGTTTCATCAACGGGAATGTAATTTCGTCCTTTGGTGTCAATTCCATTAGATTTAAGATTCAGGTTCTCTGTATTTCCCTGCCTGCCGGTGGCAACTAATATCTGATCGGCT
Proteins encoded in this window:
- a CDS encoding FAD-dependent oxidoreductase; amino-acid sequence: ADQILVATGRQGNTENLNLKSNGIDTKGRNYIPVDETMRTNTPNIFAAGDILGERQFVYTAAYEGKIAAENAMRASHGKADFSVLPWVIFTDPQVAGVGMDEQQAEEEGVNYQATKLTLDNVTRSIAARDTRGYIKLIRNKDNDRLIGARILAPEGSELLMELALAIRHGVSIQSLKSEFHPYLTLSEGIKLAALTFDKDVKKLSCCAV